The DNA region TACTTTTATATCAACAAAAGATTAAATAGGTAAACTGTTTTCATTAATACTTTGTCTGTCATGAGATATTTAGGAgtaatatattatgtttttatactatttatctaATTTGTAAGAAAATATATAGTCGAGCATAATCTTGTTTTAATCCTCTCATTGTATACtttaattatattaactttttataatttttagatgtacatagttcaatatataaataattaaaataatacattaaattgcatagtaaatcaaatataacaagtattatAGACCAGAAAAAATACTCAAATCATCAAAAGTAGAACCATAAGAAGGTGTGTCATAAAGTTGAGCACTATGTCAGTATGTTATTTCTCAAGTTGGGTAATATCAAGTCGACCCGATTGATCTTCCTCAGTAATATAAGTAGTCTTAGTAGTAAAagttacccatcataacgattttTAAACGGATGTCAGTTATTAGTAttatgggataactcttttGAAAATTCGATCGAAATAAGTATTTATGATACCAATTGTGTAAATTTATAATACCAATGTTGTAGTATTATAATTCcaacaatataatattattatattaatttataaaattataaatctaaCTACTgtaatttgacaataatataaaagaaaaatataaatcattatAACCCAACTGCATggtattataataccaattatgtGGTATTATATATAATGTCAACTCTATCCTATTTCAATATCAATAGTCAAATATATcaacttaataatttaatacttaAGAAGTATTGAACTAAAAGCAGTAAAGGGAGCTAAAATATAAACTAAAGCTTGAGCATATTTTATTgtcaaaattacaatataaaccAAATGCTTCATCTTGAGCAATCCTTCAAATCCGATATCCTTAAAATCCTCGATTTGTTTGGGAGTTAGTTTCATGACTTATTTTCCATTGGTgagaaataaataaagtttGCAGTTAGTGTATATACTCTTGtcaacaatataataaataaattgcaaatttattagataatcatatatataaaaatatatcatatttagcataataccaacttaagtaCTTTATAAAGTCAACTTAAGTACTTTTTAATCACAACTAAACAATGTTATATTCTCAACtacattatgttataaccccaactaaaaatgatataaattgcACTAAATAATGTTTGACTTCCAATTAAATAATGCTATACTTCAATGATAcatcaataaaataacaaattatattTGCAATAACCGTTTTTAGTTGTGAAAcagtaactttttaaaaaaaaacattggtATGAAAATATATGCTTGAGGGCTGTTAAGATTCCTAGCTTTACTACTATTGAAGGCCTTCTATAAAACAGTAAAAGCActccaaaataagaaaaaaaatttaatgttcaagaaatatatttttttttcggGTCAGCGGGTACCTGACTTAATGTATTTTGTGGCCCATAACCTTACTCTGTTAAGGGGGGTCGAGTACCCGACCCACATCATCTTATTTTTAAACGAATTGACCCACCATTTAAAATACGGGTCGAGTTATTTTGAATACTCCTACGGGCTACGCCCTAAAAATAAAGggtatcaaatattaaatagtgttgtgaggcCTGGTTGAATAAGAAGACTATGAAGCTATGGAATAAGAAGTGTTCAGCGTCTACACCTAACACCCCTGCCATGAGAGGTACGTTATTTGATTGAATGTAATATAATTAAAggatgtgtttttttttaatttattattttactaaaaaaataaatgtggaAAAATAGGAGTGATTCAAATGATTTGAACAATTTGATTCAGTTTCAATATATCTAACCCAAGCATTATTTTGTTCTAATATTATGGGTTATAGTGTATTacattggtatatgttattttatttgttaattaaagttgaatagtataattaataatttttttttatttcaagaaATTACTATGACTGTGGTTACCTTAGAAATATGTGATTCTCAATTTGAATTTCCTCCCACGGCACCCACCTCCTATTTCGATAGTTTTGCTAAAAATTTTCGTTTTATAGCAAAACATCCATTAAGAATTTCAACAAATGTTTCCAAACTACCCCGACAAGAAGAAACATGTCGAGCAAATTTGCCATTTATAAACGGTCATGAGCCTAAGTCCGATTCTAACTTAGCATATGACCAaacgaaaaaattaaaaaaatatagaggTCGAGACAACATAGACAAATcagaaataaaacttaaaaattttttttggtatcAATGTTATTTTCATATAGTCGTAATAACATCTATCTCGTCGCAGTATGAGATGCTAAACAACAATAGTGGAAATTTAGTATTGGTGGAGGTGTATTGTATGACTTGATTTTTCGGAATCCTATACCCAAATGGTTTTGAAAATATCCATAAGCCTCTTCCAATTCTATGaaacattttatatattttcagaTCCTAATAAATGTACTATCGAACAAAGAAAACGAGCTACTAAAGTGATGATCGCATTATCAGCAGAGAGTGATCGTATGATGACATTGTCCAAAAAATTTGGAGCCACTTTATGTGATGAGAGTAAACAATTAAGCGGTCCGACGGATTTGCTtataaaaaattggaaaaaagtCAGTCATAAGATTATCAACAACTCAAAACCATCTACGCTAAACAATAACatgaataatattttaaatgaaagCGATGCTgagtttataaaaatattaagtgaAGCTAGaatgaaaaaagttaaaaatactcctaatgtttattgattggttCTCGCAAAACCAACTTTTTCTAATACAATTTCGTAACTTTAATGTTGTTGCTTtgttatttaagtttttttttttctagcatAAATGCCTATGTATTATATAACTAGCTAGTTTAACACTTTTACTAATACTAGTTTAACACTAATAGAAGTAAAAGTTGGTTTGGCCAGAAGCAATCCAAACATTAGGAGCATCTTCAACTTTTTTCATCTCAGCTTCATTTAATACTTTTATAAGTTCAGCATCGctttcatttaaaatattatttatattattgtttattttagatgGTCCTGAATTGTCAATAATCTTATGACCGacttttttccaattttttataAACAAGTCCATCGGACTGCTTAACATTTCTTTTAATTGTCCACTCTCATCACATAAAGTGGCTCCAGATTTTTTTTTGGACAATATCGTCATATGACCACTCTACTAATTATGCGATCATCACTTTAGTAGCtcgttttctttgttcaacaGTACATTTATTAAGAtctgaaaatatataaaatacttccTGGAATTGGAAGAAGCTTATAGATGTTTCCAAAATCATTTGAGTATAGAATTCCGAAAACCAAATCCCTTAGTTTTTTCAAACAATATACTTCCACCAATATTAAATTTTCACTATTGTTGTTTAGTATCTTGTACTACGACGACATAAACGTTATGAtgactatataaaaataatatttatttttgtttgtgtcATTGATACAgcaaaaaaaatcttatttctgATTTGTCAATTTTGACTCGACctctatattttattaattttctcgTTTGGTTATAAGCTAAGTTAGAATCGGATTCAAACTCATGACCGTTTATAAATGGCAAATTTGCTCGACATGTTTCTTCTTGTCGGGGTAGTTGGGAAACATTTGCTGACATTCTTAAAGAATATTTTGCTATAAAACGAAAATTTTTAGCAAAACTATCAAAATCGAAAGTGGGTGCCGTGGAAAGAAATTCAAATTGAGGATCAATTAATGACATATTTTTAAGGCAAccacaatcaaaaataatatcctgaaaaaaaaaagtattaattatactatttaattttaattaacaaataaaataaaataacatataccaatatAATACAGTATAACCCATAATATTAGGACAACAAAATAATGCTTCGGTTAGATATTTTTAAACTGCATCAAATAGTTCAAATCATTTGAATCTTTTCTATTTTTCCACAATTTTTCttttagtaaaataataaattaaaaaaaaacttagatattttaattataCTACATTCAATCAAATAACATACCTCTTGCATGATGTAAATGGTTAAATGTAGAACACTCAATGAACGTAGAGTATCAACACCAACAATAATTTCGAATAATTCCTTGATGTATTTCTAGCTGTGTGCATCTATGATCTGCATGTCTGAGAGTCGTTTTCTGCAAGGTGTTTAGGAGAATTCTTTGTTTGGGAGCTAAAGTAGTGGGATCTACTGTGTTTTTGCTTGCTCAAAACTGCTGATGGAGATGCTTGCtcaataggagggagtataattttaaaaaaatttcaaattttacttTCAAGTATAAGTAAGCAACAATACGTGAAGACAACAATATACTTGCTCAAATTTTAATATCTTACAAAATACGTGAAAAATACAGGGGTTGAAGAAATATATAGTAGTAGACAACAATATTAAAGTAAAACATTAAAACATATTAAAGGCTTTATATATTCAgtcataaattataattagtttgttTAAGAAACCAACCAATTCAACTTTAAACGCAAATGTTATAATACTACGATGACAACAAaagaacaaaccaaatttgatgGAACAATTTAAAATGGAAGTATTATGATTATTTGTTGGGAGTTCTTTAAAATTAGTGAAGACATTTAATTGCAAATGTGGTGAGTAACACCACTATAAATTATCTTAATGACGAAATATTTGAACTTTAAATTACAAAAGATAAAACCATCAAATTTAGATTAAATCCAGAAAAAGTAGTAAATCTGACCCcttattatcaaataaaatctagAGAAAAAGAAATAAGCAAAATTCAAATATGACCCACATTGTTAGAGAACATGATCTCCAAACAAGATGCGATATGGTGCAAGACTTTGGACGAACAAAttttcgcagttactaactgcgaacagttattttgtcttttttgatctgttcgcagttactaactgcgaacagccccaaaccttagGTCTGGGAGTTTCACGCTtagtttttgaaatagtttggCTTTTCggttaataaatttatttatttttttcgcttaactttttcaaaaattccatAGTTGTTGCAGATTTAAAGGGGAGGAGTTTGAAGAAAAAATACAAACAAATTTTATCAAGAATACACTATCTTTTAAAGTGGGAAAATATGAATGGAAAATGCTGATTTTCCTTTCATCGTTCCCTCCCCTCTTAAACAAGCACAAGCACAGAGTACACTCGTCCTTTTCCTCCTCTTCTAATTTACTATCCAAACATAATGTTTGAACCTTTAATGTCCCGTCCTGAAGAAATTGAAGCATAAGATAGAATtaagaagggcaagggaaactAAAATAAGCTCGCAAAAACCAAGAAAAGAACATGAATCGCCTAATGTTCAAGTCGACTCGAAAATCTTCAAAAACTAAGATGATGCGTTAAAGTAAGAATCATAGATTTCACTCAATTTACAATCTAATGCTAAGCAGAACTCTGTACATCTTGTCATTAACCCAGCTACCACCATCCTTCATAATCTAAACTTCAGTAATCattaaacaaacaaaagaagCCTCATTTCGGAGGGGGAGTCATGAGATGTCCAGTTTTCTGTCTGTGGCGGCTGAAATCGGACACAAACCTGAAAGTAAGTCCACAACCTTTAATCTTACACTGATACAGACGTTCACCAGTGTGTAATCTCATGTGTTCCGTCCTCGCCCATGCCCATTTGAAAGTCATAGCACATCCCCCCCACGTGCACTTCAGTGGCCTTTCGTCATCATGAACCCGCTGATGAAGAACCACATACTTATGGGACCTGAATGCTTTCCCACATTCCTTGTGATGGCATCTATTTTGGTTGTGTAACAAGAGATCACCCTTTGTCGTAAAACACATTCGACAGCCCTCGTAGTCACATGGGTACGTAATTCTTTTATCAGAagatttctttttcttcttggtCCGAGACTTTTCTTGTTCTGTGTGAACTGCACCCCCTTTATTCTTTCTCGGTCTTAGGCCTTCACACGGACTTCTTATAAAGTTATCTTCCGCATCGTTTTGCACCTCTATTAttctctttccttttcttttacccTTTTCTTCCCGCTCATTTGACAATGAAGAAGCTCGCAAACCCATTTGAGAGGTATCGTTGAGGCTATCAACAGGGAGGACAGGCATATCTACCTCAACTGTAGCAGTTGACTCGGTACATGTTGTTACCAGCATTTCAGAAGTTTCATTACTAGTAGGATATATGTTTGCATATGGTTCCTCGGCCTCTTGACTTACCACGGAACATTTTTCAGAATCTGCCTCTGCTTTCTTGTAACACGGAGTCTTTGAACTTCCCTGCTCATCGATTTCATTAATCTTCCGACAATTGGTGTCGGTTTCTCCCCTTGAACAAGCCGAACTACACATAGGAGCTAAACTTTCCCTAGCTACTAATTGCATTTTAACCCTATACTTCTTCCTATAATACTGGAGAAGTATCTTTCCTCGTATTTCCATAGAATCGGACACCTCAATTGTATCCTTCTTACAGAGATTTCCATCAAGTCTTTTATGATTTGACTCCCGTTTAGTACGGGATTTTCTGGAACACCATTTGATTTTTGAGAACCTAGTAACAGGAGAcataatagaaagtaaataatcaatatttagcGCATGCTCTATCTTCGTTGGCAGACAACTTTTTCTGGTCTTTACGCTTAAGCGTAGGTTGATTCCAAGTTTTGATGTCCAGTCTTCTTGGAAATCAGTAAGCTGCTCGCTATGAATTGCAATATCAATTATCTTCAAATCTTCCTGGGAAGCAGTATCGAGTTGGACCTCTTTATAATTGTATGAAGTTTTGAGCTCTTCTGCAATAGCTCTGGCATTTGcctttattttttgataatctACAGCAAGGAGGCAATAGAACAAAGATAAGGAaaaaatgaataatatcaaataaataaaaaaaccacAGTAGGGAAATTTTGACGCTTCTATACCATCCAATCTAAAATGAAAGACTGTAGTCTAGAAGAATATACAATGTTCTTAGTTCCAGAAAGCAAATGTTCCCAGGTTGAGCGAGTAACTAAACCTAAAGAGTGAGAAGCAAGGTAAATTTTGACTCTTGTATTACTGCATTTGCGTGAATTTTAGTATTGTATTTTTACAAAGAACAATTCGAGATTAAAAAGCGATAGAGATGAAGGGAAGATGCATATAACAGTTCAGAAGAGCAAAATAATCCCCCAAGTACACTTCACTAGTAGTGTTTATGTCCCATCTTTCACATTGCACCAAGGATGAACCTAGTGACTAAGTGCACCCTAGCACCTAGGTACATCTTTCAGCTTTGTTTCTAGGACTCTAGTTTACCTCAAGTACCCATGTAAAATCCCCAACATTTAAGACAAAAATTGGCACTTGAACACTTCCTTTTGGCCCAAAATCATGGAACTTTCATTTATAAACCAAGTCAGATGATTGAACGTGTATTCGTGTCCGACGTGGGTACATCAGTCAGCGTACATTAGGTCACTTGCTACCCTAAAACAATACACAGAGGTCCATAAATACGACATAACCCTGAGAAAGACGAGAATACTGAATAGGGATGATGCTGAAGCAAGAAGAACAACACATAATCACAACCCTGTAATTCCTGACTCTATTCAAATTAGAGAGTGAATGCCAAAGTCTGCACTGCTTCACTTATAATGATGCAGAAATATAAAACTGTAAAAGAGCAGCTTACCGGAGTGGCAGATTACAAGCATCTTTGATCCACCTTTGGATTGCAATAGCTTTTCCACTTGAACAGCATGCTCAAGGCAAAAAATGCGTGGTCTCAGGAAACCAGAATTATCCCATCTCTCCTCATTATAGGTTTCTGTAATAAATATGATTAATATTAGAGAGAAAAAATAACCATGGCCATAAGAACATATATTGCTCACTTAAGCCAACTTATAGACACTTAAAAGTGCACTTCAACATCAAACAGTTGGATCAGACCAAATAAAGTGCGAGTTAAGTACTTTATAATAACTCAAGGTCAATTGATATAAGTGCATGGAAACAATAGAAGATCTCCATTTGATAACAATAAAGCTCATTTTTTACCGGCAGCCATAAAGATTCTTAAAAAGGAAATCCCATGCAAAAAGGCAAAAGAAAGAGGAAAGAAATACAAaacgaaaaaaaagaaaaaagtaatcAACAGATTAGATCACCATTCCAGAACTTTTGGTTTGATGCAGCAAGAGAATCAACCATTCAATAAGAGAATCAGAAAAAAGAGGATATAAACAGCATCAAACAAATGGCAAACACAAAGCAAACATAAAAGAGGCAAATTAAGTTCATGTTAAAACATTTAATAGGAATCAACAACCCTCGGgaaataaatttttgttaaaaatgtggaaCCACTGAAATACTACCAAGCCAATTCAAGACAATCGCAATTTAATAGACAATGCCATACCAGGAAAAACATTCTTGATACATGAATCTGGCAGTAGTGGGATATGAAGAACCTCTTCAGAAGAACATTTTTCCATTAATATTTGTTTTGATGGTTGTACCACTGACATTATTGGATATCCAAGAATTCCACAGGCCACACACACCAAGGTTCCGGAGTCAATTTGGAAGTCACATGAAAGATCATTACTGTCCAAATACAAGTCATTTGAAGTTCTCCTATCAGTAATTAGGGGGTGAATATCCTGAGTCACTGGCTTCAGGGATGGAACAGACAGCTCAGTATCCAACACAGTTCCAACTGAAGACAGCTCAGTAAATGATGGCAGTGAATCAGGGTGCCATAACACAGCACGAATTGCAGAATTGTTTTCAATGAgagtatttaataaataattttcctCGAGTATATCTTCAATAAAAGCTTTCTTGACCAGTTGCTCTCTTTCTTCCTTCAATCGGTTTTTCAAACGAGAACTTCGTGCACCGGGAAGCAGAGTTCTTGGTACACTGTCAAGCAAGTAGAATTTCAGCagctttaaaaataataaacagcTATTTAGCCATGTTAACTAAGAAAATTTCGTAAATTATTTCAAGTGAAGATGGGTAGGAGGGAATCAAAGAAGGATCTTAGCCATGTTAAATTAGATTCAACAAAAGGATTTCAGCAAATTGACAGGATTTTGTAGATTCAATTACTCTAAAACACAAATTGGAGCAGGCCAACTGTCCCAAAATTCAAAAGACAATGTTTGACAGAAGTATTTAAACTCCTTAAGAAAGCCATGGTAGAAGCGCTTGCAATGTAACACCCTGAAATTTGCACCTTTTATAACAcaaaataattatgtaaaatctTAGGTTCAAACTTTAAGAGTGTTACTACCACACTAATTCACCAAGCTAACTAAAGGCTATGaaaaataattactattttattacataaaaataaactcCAAAATATCAAATATCCAAATCTTCAAAATCCTCCACTTCAAAAACTGAAATACTAAACTAGGGGATAATGTAATTCATCACACTTTCTAAGACGTGCGACCTACctgcaaaataaataagaaaaaaacacAAGGGGGAAATTCCCAAAGTTCGAAAATTTGAGTAATTTAAACTCCATTatgcaaaataataataatttcagaACCAAAGATTAATTCAAAACCTCGAGGATCAGTTTAAAATGATTTGAGGATCAGTCAATCAATGAGGAATGGAGAGTCAATCACATTTTATATCCAACGACTCTGTATATGCATGGAGAACTACCATCTCAATAGGTACCATGGAAATTTTGACTACAACACAGACCAGGTACCCAGGTAGTTTACTTGTATTTACTTAGGGTGCAGAGGACCATTTTCTAACCTTAAAAGGGAGTATGATGGCATTATTAAGAGTAAACGACCAAATTGGAAAATGATGACAAGAGTCTAAAATAAGTGATGGATCAACAACGGAATAAAAAATGCCAATGACGATTGAGCAAACTAaataactttgattttgaaattcacTTCAAGCCttgaatttcaaataaaatcattgaTGCAAAGTCAAACTTCCCATGATGATTGATAACATAAACCTTTGACAACTTTGACGAAACTGAACAAGGTAATTTGTTAAAGGTCCAAGAGTTATAAGGGAGTTTGTGGAAGAATCAAAGCATGATCCACAATATGGGTTGCTATACAAAGGATAACAAAATTAGGCAAGAAATCTTCTATAAGAGTATCATGAGTTCATGACTATTCAATAAGGTGTTCATTGTGGTGGCCTAAAAAACACCTTTTGCTGGCTGCTTTATGGTTTTCACCATAACACGATTTTGGTGGATGAGAGAACTTATGTTGAATACAGAGCAGAGAGTGTTTCGCAT from Amaranthus tricolor cultivar Red isolate AtriRed21 chromosome 3, ASM2621246v1, whole genome shotgun sequence includes:
- the LOC130808971 gene encoding lysine-specific demethylase ELF6, whose translation is MGDFEIPQWLKDLPLAPEFRPTDTEFADPIAYISKIEKEASVFGICKVIPPLPKPSKRFVFNNLNKSLLRTRELGLDLNLTEPTDSSKRGSINRAVFTTRQQELGQDSKRIRVSVDSSQPGSQKQVWQSGEFYTLEQFESKSKAFSRRVLGSIKDVSPLVIETLFWKAVLEKPIYVEYANDVPGSGFGEPEGMLGYSCTHKKRRKLCSKTQGGKSYSYWGQSSVNDARNLPVEVEIEPLISDLRPFSESGKESIDQSNSSFDDSSHSKKRGLCADAELEGTAGWKLSNCPWNLQVIARSAGSLTRFMLDDIPGVTSPMVYIGMLFSWFAWHVEDHELHSLNFLHTGSPKTWYAVPGEYAFAFEDVIRKQAYGGDLDHLAALKLLGEKTTLLSPELVVASGIPCCRLVQNPGEYVVTFPRAYHIGFSHGFNCGEAANFGTPQWLTIAKEAAVRRAVMDQLPMLSHQQLLYLLTMSFIYCVPRTLLPGARSSRLKNRLKEEREQLVKKAFIEDILEENYLLNTLIENNSAIRAVLWHPDSLPSFTELSSVGTVLDTELSVPSLKPVTQDIHPLITDRRTSNDLYLDSNDLSCDFQIDSGTLVCVACGILGYPIMSVVQPSKQILMEKCSSEEVLHIPLLPDSCIKNVFPETYNEERWDNSGFLRPRIFCLEHAVQVEKLLQSKGGSKMLVICHSDYQKIKANARAIAEELKTSYNYKEVQLDTASQEDLKIIDIAIHSEQLTDFQEDWTSKLGINLRLSVKTRKSCLPTKIEHALNIDYLLSIMSPVTRFSKIKWCSRKSRTKRESNHKRLDGNLCKKDTIEVSDSMEIRGKILLQYYRKKYRVKMQLVARESLAPMCSSACSRGETDTNCRKINEIDEQGSSKTPCYKKAEADSEKCSVVSQEAEEPYANIYPTSNETSEMLVTTCTESTATVEVDMPVLPVDSLNDTSQMGLRASSLSNEREEKGKRKGKRIIEVQNDAEDNFIRSPCEGLRPRKNKGGAVHTEQEKSRTKKKKKSSDKRITYPCDYEGCRMCFTTKGDLLLHNQNRCHHKECGKAFRSHKYVVLHQRVHDDERPLKCTWGGCAMTFKWAWARTEHMRLHTGERLYQCKIKGCGLTFRFVSDFSRHRQKTGHLMTPPPK